A DNA window from Carnobacterium funditum DSM 5970 contains the following coding sequences:
- a CDS encoding ABC transporter permease, whose protein sequence is MRTITALWLRNIRGFVRDRVKLITSLVIPFFFLYIFKSVFKMDQVEDPTAFLLAGIVTATVFQTSLNIATSTIDDTVSGFMKEILVSPTSRFKVALGQIFSAATIATTQGILILIIGLFTGLRFDHWATIIYVLLALILVGLVFSGLGLFLASMVKSSSTFQVVQQAVVLPFTFLSGAYIPLAFLPDVLRYVAYFNPMTYTTAFFRTIMLEKGNLTQAGWLELGLAFDFNGVIVTPWMSGFIIAAFGTLFLLLATNSFVRADFNKISRNPLARK, encoded by the coding sequence ATGAGAACCATTACAGCCCTTTGGTTGAGAAATATTCGAGGATTCGTTCGTGATCGAGTAAAATTAATAACTTCACTAGTTATTCCGTTTTTTTTCCTTTACATTTTTAAATCAGTTTTTAAAATGGATCAAGTAGAAGATCCAACAGCTTTTTTATTAGCAGGAATTGTTACAGCAACAGTTTTCCAAACATCGTTAAATATTGCGACATCTACAATTGATGATACGGTTTCCGGTTTTATGAAAGAAATATTAGTTAGTCCTACTAGTCGTTTTAAAGTAGCGTTAGGACAAATATTTTCAGCAGCTACTATTGCGACTACTCAAGGCATTCTTATTTTAATTATTGGCTTATTTACGGGATTGAGATTTGACCATTGGGCAACAATCATTTATGTTCTACTAGCGTTAATTTTGGTAGGTTTGGTTTTTTCAGGGTTAGGTTTGTTTTTAGCTTCAATGGTAAAAAGTTCTTCTACTTTCCAAGTCGTACAGCAAGCAGTTGTATTGCCTTTTACATTTTTATCAGGAGCCTATATTCCACTCGCTTTTTTGCCTGATGTTCTTAGATATGTTGCCTATTTTAATCCTATGACGTATACGACAGCTTTTTTTAGAACCATCATGTTAGAAAAAGGTAATTTAACCCAAGCAGGTTGGTTGGAGCTTGGTTTAGCATTTGATTTTAATGGTGTTATAGTGACACCTTGGATGAGTGGATTTATTATCGCTGCTTTTGGAACTTTATTCTTATTATTGGCTACAAATTCTTTTGTCCGTGCAGACTTTAATAAGATATCTCGCAATCCATTAGCTCGAAAATAA
- a CDS encoding GGDEF domain-containing protein, with translation MLSIYEGFFLNLCVLIASLFIYKQLFKKMTKEYQTNCSSIITGILGGLLGAILMHFSIVSGTNSIIDLRIIPLMLVVLYANGLSVSITALLIILTRFMVGISLHSFLNILFIITSWALFSICFQKIKNRWVSIVVMLALSNVVYTILIILFPTNKYLNLPLMINYWIICIAGGVVAVYIMDYLTESEFLFKQHKNFAFTDPLTGLNNVRSFDLAFNKAKKRQIETNETISIILLDIDRFKQVNDTYGHTEGDVVLKKLAAILKMNQGSYDVVSRNGGEEFSILLHDYSLKEVHERAESLRKIVENSFFVIKNKTLAIHITISVGITTYSDTTKEIDQLYDNADQALYAAKKSGRNKVCFYTQVPSVSH, from the coding sequence ATGTTGTCAATTTATGAAGGCTTTTTTCTAAATCTTTGTGTGTTGATTGCTTCTCTATTCATTTACAAACAATTATTCAAAAAAATGACTAAAGAATACCAAACCAACTGTTCATCAATCATTACTGGGATACTAGGTGGTCTGTTAGGTGCTATTTTGATGCATTTTAGTATCGTAAGTGGGACAAATTCAATCATTGATCTTCGAATTATTCCATTGATGTTAGTTGTTCTTTACGCGAATGGGTTGTCAGTATCTATAACAGCTCTTCTGATTATCTTAACTAGGTTCATGGTAGGCATTAGCTTGCATTCATTCTTAAATATACTTTTTATCATTACATCATGGGCGCTTTTCTCTATTTGTTTTCAAAAAATTAAAAATCGTTGGGTCTCCATAGTGGTTATGTTGGCTTTGAGCAATGTAGTTTATACAATACTCATTATTTTGTTTCCAACTAATAAGTATCTTAACCTGCCTTTAATGATAAACTACTGGATTATTTGTATAGCGGGTGGGGTTGTTGCTGTTTACATCATGGATTATTTAACAGAAAGTGAGTTTCTATTTAAACAACATAAAAATTTTGCTTTTACAGATCCATTAACGGGTCTAAACAATGTTCGCAGTTTTGATCTAGCCTTTAATAAAGCAAAAAAAAGACAAATAGAAACTAATGAAACTATTTCTATTATACTCCTAGATATTGATCGCTTTAAACAAGTCAATGATACTTATGGACACACAGAAGGCGATGTTGTATTAAAAAAGTTAGCAGCTATTTTAAAAATGAATCAAGGTTCGTATGATGTTGTTTCTAGAAATGGAGGAGAAGAGTTTTCGATTTTGCTTCATGACTATAGCCTTAAAGAAGTACATGAGCGAGCGGAGTCATTAAGAAAAATAGTCGAAAATTCATTTTTTGTTATAAAAAATAAAACATTAGCAATCCATATAACGATTTCAGTAGGGATTACAACATACAGTGATACTACAAAAGAAATTGATCAACTGTATGATAATGCTGATCAGGCATTATATGCAGCGAAAAAAAGTGGCAGAAATAAGGTTTGTTTCTATACACAGGTTCCTTCAGTCTCACATTAA